The bacterium genome includes a region encoding these proteins:
- a CDS encoding VOC family protein, with product MKFSHTMIRVKNIDNSLNFYKEVLGLKLLKTMELEDATLYFISDEQECCTIELTYNHKLPEGGYNHGNYFGHLAFDTDNMDKFTEVLNKNGLVYTISPFEIKKGLKIAFVEDPDGFSIEIIERK from the coding sequence ATGAAATTTTCTCATACAATGATAAGAGTTAAAAATATCGATAATTCACTGAATTTTTACAAAGAAGTTTTAGGCTTAAAATTACTTAAAACTATGGAATTGGAAGATGCGACTTTATATTTTATTTCTGATGAGCAAGAATGCTGCACAATAGAACTTACTTATAATCATAAACTGCCTGAAGGCGGATATAATCATGGAAATTACTTCGGTCATCTGGCTTTTGATACGGATAATATGGACAAATTCACAGAAGTCCTTAACAAAAACGGGCTTGTTTATACTATCTCTCCTTTTGAAATTAAAAAAGGACTAAAGATAGCTTTTGTGGAAGATCCTGACGGATTTTCCATTGAAATAATCGAAAGAAAATAA
- the grxC gene encoding glutaredoxin 3 has product MAKVVAYTVDYCPYCKKAKALLNQKGVDFEDIDITDNEDEMREKLEKIANGRNTVPQIFINDVSIGGYTDLKALNDSGELDKLLEK; this is encoded by the coding sequence ATGGCAAAAGTCGTGGCTTATACAGTTGATTACTGTCCTTACTGCAAAAAAGCGAAAGCTCTGCTTAATCAAAAAGGTGTTGATTTTGAAGATATAGATATTACCGATAATGAAGATGAGATGAGAGAAAAACTCGAAAAAATTGCAAACGGGAGAAATACGGTTCCCCAAATTTTCATAAATGATGTTTCTATAGGAGGATATACTGATTTAAAGGCATTAAACGACTCGGGAGAGCTTGATAAACTGCTTGAGAAATAA
- the dapF gene encoding diaminopimelate epimerase, whose translation MLKNTLKFTKMNGLGNDFIIVDGKEVSEKKLQYDILAKKMCDRNFGVGADGLIIVNPLDVIANTDTSWRIINSDGSEPQMCGNGIRCFAKYVYEKGIIDKKKFTVWTLAGTITPEILDNGEVKVDMGKPILEAAKIPVITEELDCVINYPLEIDENEFNITAVSMGNPHCVIFTDNDTALLARKFGSKIETHPMFPEKTNVEFVKILSRNNIKIDVWERGCGITLACGTGACASTVAAILNDLTDYTVKADLPGGSLTIEWNKDQQDASVFMTGKSEFVFEGEYIL comes from the coding sequence ATGCTTAAAAATACGTTGAAATTTACAAAAATGAACGGGCTTGGAAACGATTTTATCATAGTTGACGGCAAAGAAGTTTCTGAAAAGAAGTTGCAGTACGATATACTCGCAAAAAAAATGTGTGACAGGAACTTTGGTGTCGGTGCAGACGGATTAATAATTGTAAATCCGCTTGATGTAATAGCAAATACCGATACTAGCTGGAGAATTATAAATTCTGACGGCTCAGAACCTCAGATGTGCGGTAACGGAATCAGATGTTTCGCAAAATACGTTTATGAAAAAGGCATCATAGACAAGAAAAAATTCACAGTTTGGACACTTGCAGGAACAATTACTCCGGAAATTCTTGATAATGGCGAAGTAAAAGTTGATATGGGCAAGCCGATTCTCGAAGCGGCAAAAATTCCCGTAATAACAGAAGAATTAGATTGCGTTATAAACTATCCTCTTGAAATTGATGAAAATGAATTTAATATCACGGCAGTAAGTATGGGAAATCCTCATTGCGTTATATTTACGGATAACGATACTGCTTTGCTTGCAAGAAAATTCGGCTCAAAAATCGAAACTCATCCGATGTTTCCGGAAAAAACAAATGTGGAATTTGTAAAAATTCTTTCAAGAAATAATATTAAAATTGACGTTTGGGAAAGAGGCTGCGGAATCACTTTAGCCTGCGGAACAGGTGCATGTGCTTCAACAGTGGCAGCAATTCTTAATGATTTGACTGATTACACGGTAAAAGCAGATTTGCCCGGCGGAAGTTTGACTATAGAGTGGAATAAAGACCAGCAAGATGCAAGCGTTTTTATGACAGGAAAAAGTGAATTTGTGTTTGAAGGTGAGTATATTTTATAA
- the rpsF gene encoding 30S ribosomal protein S6 — protein sequence MRKYELLCILKTGFDIESSDQIIVNIENAINGFEGKIFSTNKIGRKKLAYDINKNRDAFYVAFDLEIAPKKIVELKRYLKLNESVLRSFATVKVEAKTKAVSQTALSAN from the coding sequence TTGCGTAAATACGAATTGCTATGCATTCTGAAAACAGGATTTGATATAGAATCATCTGACCAAATTATTGTAAATATTGAAAATGCAATCAATGGCTTTGAAGGCAAAATTTTTAGCACTAACAAAATTGGACGCAAAAAACTTGCTTATGACATCAACAAAAATAGAGATGCATTTTATGTAGCTTTTGATTTGGAAATTGCACCTAAAAAAATCGTTGAATTAAAAAGATATTTAAAATTAAACGAATCAGTGTTAAGAAGTTTTGCTACAGTAAAAGTGGAAGCTAAAACAAAGGCAGTTTCACAGACAGCTTTGTCAGCAAATTAA
- a CDS encoding glycosyltransferase family 4 protein has product MRIAQFAPLWETVPPKKYGGTELVVYILCEELSRRGHEVTLFASGDSKTSANLEAIIDKPMRESGYLNVSCYESMAMAKLIEMKDNFDIVHNHLGPSFIPFSGLLGIPVVNTIHGAFINKEDISFCMKYKDSPFISISDSQRDGAPELNYISTVYNGIQIEKYTYQDKTDNNDKYIAFLGRLSEEKGVHLAIQLAKETGHKLIIAGKIDVADRKYYEKDVKHLIDNKQIVYIGELGHDDKVKLLKNAFMTVHPVTWPEPFGLVMAESMACGTPVLALNQGSIPEVIKNKVSGYVENNIKSLIKRVKDIEKIDRKACRKHVEDNFSAERMTEGYLSVFRKVISSRIKDFESSGV; this is encoded by the coding sequence ATGAGAATCGCTCAATTTGCCCCTTTATGGGAAACAGTTCCACCTAAAAAATACGGTGGGACGGAGCTGGTTGTATATATTTTATGTGAAGAGCTTTCCAGAAGAGGGCATGAAGTAACGTTATTTGCTTCGGGTGATTCAAAAACTTCTGCAAACTTAGAAGCCATTATTGATAAACCAATGAGGGAATCAGGTTATTTAAATGTTTCCTGTTATGAAAGTATGGCAATGGCAAAATTAATTGAAATGAAAGACAATTTTGATATTGTTCATAACCATCTTGGACCGTCCTTTATTCCTTTTAGCGGACTTCTGGGCATTCCTGTAGTTAATACAATACATGGCGCATTTATTAACAAAGAAGACATCAGTTTTTGCATGAAATACAAAGATAGTCCTTTTATTTCGATAAGCGACTCCCAAAGAGACGGCGCACCGGAACTTAATTATATTTCTACGGTATACAACGGTATACAGATAGAAAAATACACTTATCAAGACAAAACTGACAATAATGATAAATATATTGCATTTTTAGGCAGGCTTTCTGAAGAAAAAGGAGTTCATCTTGCTATTCAATTAGCAAAAGAAACAGGACATAAGCTTATTATTGCAGGCAAAATTGATGTGGCTGACAGAAAATATTATGAAAAAGATGTTAAACATTTAATAGACAACAAACAAATTGTTTATATCGGTGAACTCGGTCATGATGATAAAGTTAAATTGCTTAAAAATGCTTTTATGACTGTTCATCCTGTAACATGGCCGGAGCCGTTCGGTCTGGTAATGGCAGAATCCATGGCGTGCGGGACACCTGTTCTTGCACTAAATCAGGGGTCTATTCCTGAGGTTATAAAAAATAAAGTTTCAGGGTATGTTGAAAATAATATTAAATCGCTTATAAAAAGGGTTAAAGATATAGAAAAAATAGACAGAAAAGCTTGCAGAAAACATGTCGAAGATAATTTTTCTGCTGAAAGAATGACTGAAGGTTATCTTTCTGTTTTTAGAAAAGTTATAAGCAGCAGAATTAAAGATTTTGAATCCTCGGGGGTATAA